DNA from Deinococcus ruber:
CAATTCGGACACGCTGCCGCTGTCCTGCCCGTGGAACAGCGGGGTGGGGCGGGGATCGTCCAGGCGGCTGCTCTGCCCGAGTTGCCGAAGTTTGCGGGCATGGTCGGCCAGACCGCGTTCAGGAGAGGGCGTGGGGACGGGCACGGGGGTGGAGAGGGTGAGGCTGGAGAGGGCCTGAAGCATCTGATGGCCTAGTTCTTCCTCGTCATCGCGCGGCGCACGTGGCTGGAAGATGCGCGTCTGAATGGGCGTGGAGGTGACCGGACGACGTGCCGCTGGGACGACAGGCGTTGGCGTGGTGGGCGTCGGGTTGGATCGCTGCGGGGTGGTGGGCGGCGGTGTCTGTGGGGCACGTGCAGGTGGCGGCGCGGCGCGCACGGTCGGCGTTGGCGTGGTAGCGGCGGGATGGGGCGTGATGGCCTCCCAGTCCACGTCTGCGAGTGCTTCCAAGGGAGCTGCGGCCACTGGAAGGACCGGTGGTGCTTCCAGTGGTTCCTCGAGCAGCGCTTCCAGCGGCGCTGCGACCGGTTGCGTGCGGGTTTTCTTGTCCGCCGTGAGGCGTTCGCCGTTGGCCCAGGCTTCTTTGCCGTAGGCCAGGCGCAGGGTGTCCTTGCTGCGAGTCAGTGCGACGAACAGCACGCACTGTTCCTCCTCGTAGTTGCCGCTCGGGAGCGGCATGAGTTCGGGGTAGAGCAGCGTGACGCGGTCCCACTCTAGTCCTTTGGCGCGGTGGATGGTGCTGAGCAGCACGTCGGCATCGTCGCGGTACAGCGAGCGCAGCAGCGTGGCGATCTGCTGGGCGGTGCCGAGGCCGTGTTCAGCAGCTTGCTGTCCGAGGAGGCGCAGACAACTACAGATGTCCTTAAAGTCGGTCAGGAACTTCTTGGCTTCCGGATCACCCGTCTTGGCCTTCTCGATGAACGGCTTGGCGCGTTTCTCGTAGAAGGCATTGACGAGCTCTTTGACGCTGTCCAACACGAAGGGCTTGGGGAACGCTTCGGTCGCCGCAGCTTCCAAGCGGGTCGCAAGGTCACGGCCTCGGATGTTGACACTCGTGCCGCTGGTCATCAGGTGCAGCGCCGCACGGATCAGCGGGCTGTTGAGCCGCGACAGAATCACGTCGCCCGCTCGATAGCGCAGCTCGTCCGCGAAGTAATGTTCAAGGGTGCCACTGGGGGCACCGGGGGCGCTTTCAATGAAGCTGTTGACCGTGCGGGCCAATTCAACGTGCAACGCTGGACAACGCCACGACACACTCAAGGGCAGCTCGGTCGCCCCAATCCGCTCGG
Protein-coding regions in this window:
- a CDS encoding UvrD-helicase domain-containing protein, which translates into the protein MTTARSPRSSQAPAQQAALLSRPIPPHFTDQQVAFLEAVRDTTGHLMLRATAGSGKTTTLTEAAWHLPPRQTAWYFAYNKHSVDGISPRLPRHVKAATPHAYGRRILCRARQDWQLAVEEHKTERLARTLSAELGERADYRRLRAVARLWDSAREYGLDHTSHEDDLIGLASVVEWPDEPRAHVLSSLLSTMQRLSLQDWASGGLPDFTDFLWLPLILNLEPSSIDTALIDECQDLTPLRQTFLTHLLGLNEGQEGTQGRMIAVGDPAQAIYSYAGADPRGMWRLTERIGATELPLSVSWRCPALHVELARTVNSFIESAPGAPSGTLEHYFADELRYRAGDVILSRLNSPLIRAALHLMTSGTSVNIRGRDLATRLEAAATEAFPKPFVLDSVKELVNAFYEKRAKPFIEKAKTGDPEAKKFLTDFKDICSCLRLLGQQAAEHGLGTAQQIATLLRSLYRDDADVLLSTIHRAKGLEWDRVTLLYPELMPLPSGNYEEEQCVLFVALTRSKDTLRLAYGKEAWANGERLTADKKTRTQPVAAPLEALLEEPLEAPPVLPVAAAPLEALADVDWEAITPHPAATTPTPTVRAAPPPARAPQTPPPTTPQRSNPTPTTPTPVVPAARRPVTSTPIQTRIFQPRAPRDDEEELGHQMLQALSSLTLSTPVPVPTPSPERGLADHARKLRQLGQSSRLDDPRPTPLFHGQDSGSVSEL